One stretch of Streptomyces peucetius DNA includes these proteins:
- a CDS encoding T3SS effector HopA1 family protein, protein MPSPLAPALVDALRDIRLSADGCAAAVGPRSVDGDSPRELQQRLGAALYEVCHTGRAEAGPRTRRLVLRDPDFERALEAALPHRKVHRSGVLLRAPLGEGTRGREAGGRGGDGGDGGEAIVSWDGVRVRVPARSFGEQGPLVPGAAVSHRVSPARPALSPGFFYAMGSREPSLDGELLRVYVHISAPEHAPGLWGAVLGALEDAGAHYHAKVLSNRDEYPRRDALVVYLGSESWRACHTVAGAVRGVPGTGEDVSVFAHRLGPGAAVAWEPDDPRPGAGGLSFGQHRAAALAEAVVRLSGGGDMEAAARAFTEAGADPLAPYRNSGSPELPGR, encoded by the coding sequence GTGCCCTCACCCCTCGCCCCCGCACTGGTGGACGCCTTGCGGGACATCCGGCTGTCCGCCGACGGCTGCGCCGCGGCCGTCGGCCCCCGCAGCGTCGACGGCGATTCGCCGCGTGAGCTTCAGCAGCGGCTCGGCGCGGCCCTGTACGAGGTGTGCCACACCGGCCGCGCCGAAGCCGGCCCACGCACACGGCGCCTGGTCCTGCGGGACCCCGACTTCGAGCGGGCACTCGAGGCGGCTCTGCCGCACCGCAAGGTCCACCGCTCCGGCGTGTTGCTGCGCGCCCCGCTGGGCGAGGGCACCCGGGGCCGCGAGGCCGGTGGCCGTGGCGGCGACGGAGGCGACGGAGGCGAGGCGATCGTGTCCTGGGACGGTGTACGGGTACGCGTGCCGGCCCGTTCATTCGGGGAACAGGGGCCGCTCGTCCCTGGGGCCGCGGTGAGCCATCGCGTCTCCCCCGCCCGGCCCGCGCTGTCGCCCGGCTTCTTCTACGCCATGGGCAGCCGTGAACCGAGCCTCGACGGCGAACTCCTCCGGGTCTACGTCCACATCAGCGCCCCCGAGCACGCCCCCGGGCTCTGGGGGGCTGTGCTCGGCGCCCTGGAGGACGCCGGAGCGCACTACCACGCCAAGGTGCTGTCGAACCGTGACGAGTACCCCCGGCGCGATGCGCTCGTCGTCTACCTGGGCAGCGAGTCCTGGCGCGCCTGCCACACCGTCGCCGGCGCCGTACGGGGCGTACCCGGCACAGGTGAGGACGTGTCGGTGTTCGCCCACCGGCTTGGCCCCGGCGCCGCGGTCGCCTGGGAGCCCGACGATCCGCGGCCCGGTGCCGGCGGGCTGAGCTTCGGCCAGCACCGGGCGGCGGCCCTGGCAGAGGCCGTCGTACGGCTGTCCGGCGGCGGGGACATGGAGGCTGCCGCCCGGGCGTTCACCGAGGCCGGTGCCGACCCGCTGGCCCCGTACCGGAACTCGGGCTCGCCCGAGCTCCCGGGACGCTGA
- a CDS encoding ABC transporter ATP-binding protein yields the protein MHHPPPDGMPLAAVDVRQLRKEFDSKAAVDGIDLTVPAGSFYGLVGPNGAGKTTSLSMITGLLRPDSGTVTVAGHDVWRDPYEAKHRIGILPDGLRLFERLNGRELLRYTGRLRQLPAHQTEERAEELLEVLGLTEAAGKMVVDYSTGMRKKIGLAAALLHNPPVLFLDEPFESVDPVSAETIREVLRQYTGTGSTVIFSSHVMELVSALCSHVAVMAAGRVVADGTLDEVRAGRTLGERFMELVGSPASKAKGGSLAWLGSSSG from the coding sequence ATGCACCACCCCCCTCCGGACGGCATGCCTCTCGCTGCCGTCGACGTACGGCAGTTGCGGAAGGAGTTCGACAGCAAGGCAGCTGTGGACGGCATCGACCTCACCGTCCCGGCGGGCAGCTTCTACGGGCTCGTCGGCCCCAACGGCGCCGGCAAGACGACCAGCCTGTCGATGATCACCGGTCTGCTGCGACCGGACTCGGGGACCGTGACGGTCGCCGGTCATGACGTCTGGCGGGACCCGTACGAGGCCAAGCACCGGATCGGCATCCTGCCCGACGGGCTACGTCTGTTCGAACGACTGAACGGTCGCGAACTGCTGCGCTACACAGGGCGTTTGCGGCAGCTGCCGGCGCATCAGACCGAAGAGCGAGCGGAGGAGTTGCTGGAGGTCCTCGGGCTCACCGAGGCCGCCGGCAAAATGGTCGTCGACTACTCGACCGGCATGCGAAAGAAGATCGGGCTGGCCGCGGCCCTGCTGCACAATCCGCCGGTGCTGTTCCTCGACGAGCCGTTCGAGAGCGTGGATCCCGTCTCCGCCGAGACGATCCGGGAGGTGCTGCGGCAGTACACGGGCACCGGCTCGACGGTGATCTTCTCCAGTCACGTGATGGAGCTCGTGTCCGCGCTGTGCAGCCATGTCGCCGTCATGGCTGCGGGCCGGGTCGTCGCCGACGGAACGCTGGACGAGGTGCGCGCCGGGCGGACGCTGGGCGAGCGGTTCATGGAGCTGGTGGGTTCCCCCGCCTCGAAGGCGAAGGGAGGCAGCCTCGCATGGTTGGGGTCTTCGTCGGGCTGA